One uncultured Pseudodesulfovibrio sp. genomic window carries:
- a CDS encoding glycosyltransferase N-terminal domain-containing protein yields the protein MALTALGVALKTYGLAWKAALPLLRFNGRLKDGWEQRTLAGGMPAAADLWMQAASGGEAYLAWEVLKHLKPTGSKTLRVLVTTNTLQGYQTLLRAAEEINGRKAGLAVQPWYFPFDAPEIMSRMVRHVRPKLVVILETEIWPGFLSVCKAENVRVLLANGRMTTKSLAGYMTWPGLFRALGPDRIMAVSETDGRRFGTLFGRERVWVMPNIKFDRMGDAGPMARKNNPLRDLIREKDSFVIFGSVRKEEEHDVTRLAAGLMSARPSTVLGLFPRHMHHLDLWRKAMDGAGLNWVLRSRLSGPAALGTVILWDSFGELVPAYGLATAAFVGGSLAPLGGQNFLEPLTSGVTPVTGPYWKNFAWVGRDIIDSGLAVEASDWQDALESIKKIVDNPPPRQEVAAAAKQYIRDRRGGAEAVSKQVADFLNKD from the coding sequence ATGGCGTTGACCGCTTTGGGCGTGGCCCTCAAGACCTACGGGCTGGCCTGGAAGGCCGCCCTTCCCCTGCTCAGATTCAACGGACGACTCAAGGACGGATGGGAACAGCGTACCCTGGCGGGCGGCATGCCCGCTGCGGCCGACCTGTGGATGCAGGCGGCCAGCGGCGGCGAGGCATATCTGGCCTGGGAGGTGCTCAAGCACCTGAAGCCGACCGGAAGCAAGACCCTGCGCGTGCTCGTGACCACCAACACTCTGCAAGGCTACCAGACCCTGCTGCGCGCCGCCGAGGAGATCAACGGACGCAAGGCAGGGTTGGCGGTACAGCCCTGGTATTTCCCGTTCGACGCCCCGGAAATCATGAGCCGCATGGTCCGGCACGTCCGCCCGAAACTCGTCGTCATCCTCGAGACCGAGATATGGCCGGGATTCCTGTCCGTGTGCAAAGCCGAGAACGTGCGCGTGCTTCTGGCCAACGGGCGCATGACCACCAAATCCCTGGCCGGGTACATGACCTGGCCCGGCCTGTTTCGCGCCCTGGGCCCGGACCGGATCATGGCCGTGTCCGAGACCGACGGCCGCCGCTTCGGCACCCTGTTCGGCCGGGAGCGGGTCTGGGTCATGCCCAACATCAAGTTCGACCGCATGGGCGACGCAGGCCCCATGGCCCGAAAGAACAACCCGCTGAGGGACCTGATCCGCGAAAAGGATTCGTTCGTCATCTTCGGCTCGGTGCGCAAGGAAGAGGAACACGACGTCACCAGACTGGCCGCCGGGCTCATGTCCGCGCGCCCTTCCACGGTGCTCGGGTTGTTCCCACGCCACATGCACCACCTGGACCTGTGGCGGAAAGCCATGGACGGGGCCGGACTCAACTGGGTCCTGCGCTCCCGCCTTTCCGGTCCGGCTGCCCTCGGCACGGTCATCCTTTGGGACTCCTTCGGCGAGCTGGTCCCGGCCTACGGGCTGGCCACGGCCGCCTTCGTGGGCGGTTCCCTGGCTCCGCTGGGCGGGCAGAATTTTCTGGAACCACTGACGAGCGGCGTGACCCCGGTTACCGGCCCGTACTGGAAAAATTTCGCATGGGTCGGCCGCGATATCATCGACTCAGGCCTGGCTGTTGAAGCGTCCGACTGGCAGGACGCCCTGGAATCAATCAAGAAAATCGTCGACAACCCGCCGCCTCGCCAAGAGGTGGCAGCGGCTGCGAAGCAGTACATCCGGGACCGCAGGGGCGGCGCGGAAGCCGTCTCCAAACAGGTTGCCGATTTTCTTAATAAGGATTAA